From the genome of Hymenobacter cellulosilyticus, one region includes:
- a CDS encoding alpha-amylase domain-containing protein, with protein sequence MTNLKMLAYAYILTREKGYPCVFYRDYYEYGLGAQIKKLIQIRKANAYGAANEYTSINDADVYAYSRAGDATHPGLLVMLNDGSTARSKTITTPFKSATLTDKTGNSTATVTTNSAGTGTFPVNARSYSVWVPGAGSTTPPPTGTTAVSFNVTYSGTTTGQDVYVLGSTAQLGAWNTANAIKLSGASYPVWKGTINLTSGTSVQYKYIRKDAAGNVLYEGGTNRSFTPSGTTQTRTETWQ encoded by the coding sequence GTGACGAACCTGAAGATGCTGGCCTACGCCTACATCCTGACCCGGGAAAAAGGCTACCCCTGCGTGTTCTACCGCGACTACTACGAGTATGGCCTGGGCGCCCAGATCAAGAAGCTCATCCAGATTCGCAAAGCCAATGCCTACGGCGCCGCCAACGAGTACACCTCCATCAACGATGCCGACGTGTACGCCTACTCCCGCGCCGGCGACGCCACCCACCCCGGCCTGCTCGTGATGCTCAACGACGGTAGCACCGCCCGCTCCAAAACCATTACCACGCCCTTCAAAAGCGCCACGCTGACCGACAAAACCGGCAACAGCACCGCCACGGTCACCACCAACTCGGCCGGCACCGGCACCTTCCCCGTCAATGCCCGCAGCTATTCGGTGTGGGTACCCGGCGCGGGTAGCACTACGCCCCCTCCCACCGGCACCACGGCCGTGTCGTTCAACGTGACTTACAGCGGCACCACCACCGGCCAGGATGTGTACGTGCTGGGTAGCACCGCCCAGCTTGGCGCCTGGAACACGGCCAACGCCATCAAGCTCAGCGGCGCTTCCTACCCCGTCTGGAAAGGCACCATCAACCTGACCAGCGGCACGAGCGTGCAGTACAAGTATATCCGCAAGGACGCGGCTGGCAACGTACTCTACGAAGGCGGCACCAACCGTAGCTTCACCCCCAGCGGCACCACCCAGACCCGCACCGAAACTTGGCAGTAA
- a CDS encoding alpha-amylase family glycosyl hydrolase: MNKLSATALTGLLAAGMLLPSCTKDGVQPGTTAVPVAAPTTTNAVAVNGVMMQAFYWDVPRTTTAGTWWQNLGSKATELKDAGITALWLPPAYKGGSATDVGYGVYDRYDLGEFNQKGTVATRYGTISQLQGAITSLHNQGIQVYEDMVMNHLTFADNQELANNQYNVYTSFTYPGRNNTYSSYKWHWNNFSATQQAPNNGWYQWASYDFQPYANGDAYDNLLGSEIRYSDVNNANETITWGNWITTKLSLDGYRLDATKHIQTAYVNRWLDNVKGTRFAVSEAWFRNLTDLNNYAAATGGRTSLFDVPLHYTFQDMSNGNGSWDMRGLQFAGFTEANGALSVSFVDNHDTDHPGALYSP, from the coding sequence ATGAACAAACTTTCAGCGACGGCCCTCACGGGGCTGCTTGCCGCAGGCATGCTTTTGCCTTCCTGCACCAAGGATGGCGTTCAGCCCGGCACTACTGCTGTGCCCGTCGCCGCGCCCACAACCACCAATGCCGTAGCCGTCAACGGCGTGATGATGCAGGCCTTTTACTGGGACGTGCCCCGCACCACTACGGCCGGTACTTGGTGGCAGAACCTGGGCAGCAAGGCCACTGAGCTCAAGGATGCCGGCATCACGGCCCTCTGGCTGCCCCCGGCTTACAAAGGGGGTAGCGCCACCGACGTAGGCTACGGCGTGTACGACCGCTACGACCTGGGCGAGTTCAACCAGAAAGGCACCGTGGCCACCCGCTACGGCACCATTAGTCAGCTGCAGGGCGCTATTACTTCCCTGCACAACCAGGGTATTCAGGTGTACGAGGACATGGTGATGAACCACCTCACCTTTGCCGACAACCAGGAGCTGGCTAATAACCAGTACAACGTGTACACCAGCTTCACCTACCCCGGCCGCAACAACACCTACAGCTCCTACAAGTGGCACTGGAACAATTTCTCGGCCACCCAGCAGGCCCCCAACAACGGGTGGTACCAGTGGGCCTCCTACGACTTCCAGCCCTACGCCAACGGGGACGCCTACGACAACCTGCTGGGCTCGGAAATCCGCTACAGTGACGTCAACAACGCCAACGAAACCATTACCTGGGGCAACTGGATTACCACCAAGCTCAGCCTCGACGGCTACCGGCTCGACGCCACCAAGCACATCCAGACGGCCTACGTGAACCGCTGGCTCGACAACGTAAAAGGCACCCGCTTCGCCGTCAGTGAGGCCTGGTTTCGCAACCTCACGGACCTGAACAACTACGCCGCCGCTACCGGGGGCCGCACCAGCCTTTTCGACGTGCCCCTGCACTACACCTTCCAGGACATGAGCAATGGCAACGGCAGTTGGGATATGCGGGGCCTGCAGTTTGCCGGCTTCACCGAGGCCAACGGCGCCCTGTCGGTTTCCTTCGTTGATAACCACGACACCGACCACCCCGGCGCGCTCTACTCCCCGTGA
- a CDS encoding ADP-ribosylglycohydrolase family protein yields the protein MTTQEQFAGSLIGGAIGDAYGSSYEQAAPAGPLAATYYPFGKPVVKHYWTLTDDTQLTLATCEAIAETGDVNPEVIAQRFLTYFQKRQLTGLGASTLKALQELSAGGHWSQAGREGEYGAGNGAAMRVAPLAFLPEPVSRQILEDVCRITHQHPEAYTGALAVVLSLQAVRNGTWTGHDNLLPLVLEQLPDTRVRDRLLELNQVQNTLSLGEMAARFGSSGYVVDSVPLALTAANQVRRLGFEAMLAGLVAAGGDTDTNCSLAGQLSGALLGVAGIPRPLYGKLQQLPEFAWVQATVTRFNAAILS from the coding sequence ATGACCACACAGGAGCAGTTTGCGGGCAGCCTCATCGGTGGGGCCATCGGCGACGCTTACGGCAGCAGCTACGAGCAAGCTGCACCGGCGGGGCCACTGGCGGCTACCTACTACCCGTTCGGCAAGCCTGTAGTTAAGCACTACTGGACTCTTACCGACGATACCCAGCTTACCCTGGCCACCTGCGAGGCTATAGCTGAGACCGGTGATGTAAACCCCGAAGTCATTGCCCAGAGGTTTCTAACCTACTTCCAAAAGCGGCAGCTCACGGGCTTAGGAGCCAGCACGCTGAAAGCTCTGCAGGAGCTGTCCGCCGGCGGGCACTGGAGCCAGGCAGGGAGGGAGGGCGAGTACGGCGCCGGTAACGGAGCCGCCATGCGGGTTGCGCCCCTGGCCTTTCTGCCCGAGCCCGTGAGCAGGCAAATCCTTGAGGACGTCTGCCGCATCACTCACCAGCACCCGGAAGCCTACACGGGCGCCCTGGCCGTGGTGCTGAGTTTGCAGGCCGTGCGCAACGGAACCTGGACCGGCCACGACAACCTGCTGCCGCTAGTGCTGGAGCAGCTGCCTGATACCCGGGTTAGGGACCGGCTCCTGGAGCTAAACCAGGTGCAGAACACGCTGAGTCTGGGCGAAATGGCGGCCCGGTTTGGCAGCAGCGGCTACGTCGTTGATTCGGTTCCCCTGGCCCTGACAGCGGCCAATCAGGTGCGCCGGCTCGGTTTTGAAGCCATGCTGGCGGGCTTGGTGGCCGCCGGTGGCGACACGGACACCAACTGCTCCCTGGCCGGTCAGCTCAGCGGGGCTTTGTTGGGCGTGGCTGGTATTCCCCGGCCGCTGTACGGCAAGCTGCAGCAGTTGCCCGAGTTTGCCTGGGTTCAAGCCACGGTAACACGCTTCAACGCTGCAATCCTGTCTTAA
- the accC gene encoding acetyl-CoA carboxylase biotin carboxylase subunit, producing MFKKILIANRGEIALRIIRTCKEMGIKTVAVYSTADKESLHVRFADEAVCIGPPSSAQSYLNIPTLIAAAEITNADAIHPGYGFLSENAEFSRICQENNIKFIGASPEMINQMGDKASAKATMIKAGVPCIPGSVGLLDSLQDALKIAHKIKYPVILKATAGGGGRGMRVAHNDEELEKGWNDARTEAKAAFGNDGIYLEKFVVEPRHIEIQICGDQYGHVCHLSERDCSIQRRHQKLVEEAPSPFMTDELREKMGKAAIAGAAAINYEGVGTIEFLVDANRDFYFMEMNTRIQVEHPVTEEIINYDLIKEQIKVAAGIPISGNSYYPKMHAMECRINAEDPKNGFRPSPGKITVLHIPGGHGVRVDTHVYAGYTIPSNYDSMIAKLITVAQTREECIVKMKRALSEFVVEGVKTTIPFHLALMDNADFKAGNFNTGFLESSFDFSTL from the coding sequence GTGTTTAAGAAAATACTGATTGCTAACCGGGGCGAAATTGCGTTGCGCATTATTCGTACCTGCAAGGAAATGGGCATCAAAACGGTGGCCGTTTACTCTACTGCCGACAAGGAAAGCCTGCACGTGCGCTTCGCCGACGAGGCCGTGTGCATCGGGCCGCCCAGCAGCGCCCAGTCGTACCTGAACATTCCCACGCTGATTGCCGCCGCGGAAATCACCAACGCCGACGCCATTCACCCCGGCTACGGCTTTTTGTCGGAAAACGCGGAGTTCTCGCGCATCTGCCAGGAAAACAACATCAAGTTCATTGGGGCCTCGCCCGAGATGATCAACCAGATGGGCGACAAGGCTTCGGCCAAGGCGACCATGATTAAGGCCGGCGTTCCCTGCATTCCCGGCTCGGTAGGCCTGCTCGACTCCCTACAGGACGCCCTCAAGATTGCCCACAAAATCAAGTACCCGGTTATCCTGAAGGCTACGGCCGGCGGGGGTGGCCGCGGCATGCGCGTGGCCCACAACGACGAGGAACTGGAGAAAGGCTGGAACGACGCCCGTACCGAGGCCAAAGCTGCTTTCGGCAACGACGGCATTTACCTGGAGAAGTTTGTGGTGGAGCCCCGCCACATCGAAATCCAGATCTGCGGCGACCAGTACGGCCACGTGTGTCACCTCTCGGAGCGGGACTGCTCGATTCAGCGCCGCCACCAGAAGCTGGTGGAGGAAGCTCCTTCGCCCTTCATGACCGACGAACTGCGCGAGAAGATGGGCAAAGCAGCCATTGCCGGTGCTGCCGCCATCAACTACGAAGGCGTGGGTACCATCGAGTTCCTAGTGGATGCCAACCGCGACTTCTACTTCATGGAGATGAACACCCGGATTCAGGTGGAGCACCCCGTGACCGAGGAAATCATCAACTACGACCTGATTAAGGAGCAGATCAAGGTGGCGGCCGGCATCCCGATTTCGGGCAACAGCTACTACCCCAAGATGCACGCCATGGAGTGCCGCATCAACGCCGAGGACCCCAAGAACGGCTTCCGCCCCTCCCCCGGCAAAATCACCGTGCTGCACATTCCCGGCGGCCACGGCGTGCGCGTCGACACCCACGTGTACGCGGGCTACACCATCCCGTCGAACTACGACTCGATGATTGCCAAGCTCATCACCGTGGCCCAGACCCGGGAGGAGTGCATCGTGAAAATGAAGCGCGCCCTGTCGGAGTTCGTGGTGGAAGGCGTCAAGACGACGATTCCCTTCCACCTCGCGCTGATGGACAACGCCGATTTCAAAGCCGGCAACTTTAACACCGGCTTCCTGGAGTCCTCGTTCGACTTCTCGACCCTGTAG
- the efp gene encoding elongation factor P: protein MATTADFRNGLVLEYNNDLYVITEFQHVKPGKGPAFVRTKLRNIKTGKVLDNTFNAGVKVTTARVEQRPHQFLYKDDYGYTFMDNSTFEQVSLPEAMVPFADLMKEGQEATILFHAETEQPLTAELPTTVELMVTYTEPGLRGDTATNTLKPATVETGARIQVPLFIEQDTKIRVDTRDYSYVERVK, encoded by the coding sequence ATGGCCACTACCGCAGATTTTCGCAACGGTCTGGTACTCGAGTACAACAATGACCTCTACGTCATTACCGAATTCCAGCACGTAAAACCGGGCAAAGGTCCCGCCTTTGTGCGCACTAAGCTCCGCAACATCAAGACCGGCAAAGTGCTGGACAACACCTTCAACGCCGGGGTGAAAGTAACTACCGCCCGCGTCGAGCAGCGTCCGCACCAGTTCCTGTATAAGGACGACTACGGCTACACGTTCATGGACAACTCGACCTTCGAGCAGGTGTCTTTGCCCGAGGCCATGGTGCCCTTTGCCGACCTGATGAAGGAAGGCCAGGAAGCGACCATCCTGTTTCACGCCGAAACCGAGCAGCCCCTCACGGCCGAGCTGCCCACCACCGTGGAGCTGATGGTGACCTACACCGAGCCCGGTCTGCGCGGCGACACCGCTACTAACACGCTGAAGCCCGCCACGGTCGAAACCGGGGCCCGCATTCAGGTGCCGCTGTTCATTGAGCAAGACACCAAAATCCGCGTAGACACCCGCGACTATTCCTATGTCGAAAGAGTCAAATAA
- a CDS encoding beta-ketoacyl-ACP synthase III yields MKITAAITGVGSYVPDYVLTNQELEKMVDTTDEWITTRTGIKERRILKGENQGTSVMGIKAVQQLLDKTGTRAEDIDLLICATTTGDMVFPATGNIISHGVGAINAFSYDVQAACSGFLFSLATGAQFIQSGMYKKVIVVGADKMSSIVDYTDRSNCIIFGDGAGAVLLEPNTDGYGILDQVLRTDGKGENYLFQKAGGSRRPPSIETVTNKEHFIYQEGATVFKFAVTNMADVAAQVMERNNLTKEDVAWLVPHQANKRIIDATANRMGVGPEKVMLNIHRYGNTTNATIPLCLSDYEQQLHKGDNLVLAAFGGGFTWGSIYLKWAYDPKPDPQQA; encoded by the coding sequence ATGAAAATCACTGCTGCCATAACCGGAGTTGGCTCTTACGTGCCCGACTACGTGTTGACCAATCAAGAGCTCGAGAAGATGGTGGACACCACCGACGAGTGGATTACAACGCGCACTGGCATCAAGGAACGACGAATTCTGAAGGGCGAGAACCAGGGCACCTCGGTAATGGGTATCAAGGCCGTGCAGCAACTGCTGGACAAGACCGGAACCCGCGCCGAGGACATTGACCTTCTTATCTGCGCTACCACAACTGGCGACATGGTGTTTCCGGCCACCGGCAACATTATCTCGCACGGGGTGGGCGCCATCAATGCCTTCAGCTACGACGTGCAGGCGGCCTGCTCAGGCTTTCTGTTTTCGCTGGCCACCGGCGCGCAGTTCATTCAGAGCGGCATGTACAAAAAGGTCATTGTGGTGGGTGCCGACAAGATGTCGAGCATCGTAGACTACACTGACCGTTCCAACTGCATTATCTTCGGCGACGGTGCCGGGGCCGTGTTGCTGGAGCCCAACACCGACGGTTACGGCATCCTGGACCAGGTACTGCGTACCGATGGCAAGGGTGAGAACTACCTTTTCCAGAAAGCTGGCGGCTCGCGCCGTCCCCCGTCCATCGAAACGGTAACCAACAAGGAGCACTTCATCTACCAGGAAGGCGCTACGGTATTCAAGTTTGCCGTAACCAACATGGCCGACGTGGCTGCCCAGGTGATGGAACGCAACAACCTGACCAAGGAAGACGTGGCCTGGCTGGTACCCCACCAGGCCAACAAGCGCATCATCGACGCTACGGCCAACCGCATGGGCGTGGGTCCGGAGAAAGTGATGCTCAACATTCACCGCTACGGCAACACGACCAACGCCACAATTCCGCTCTGTTTGTCGGACTACGAGCAGCAGTTGCACAAGGGCGACAACCTAGTGCTGGCCGCCTTCGGGGGTGGATTTACCTGGGGCTCCATCTACCTGAAATGGGCTTACGACCCCAAACCTGACCCGCAACAAGCGTAA
- the rpmF gene encoding 50S ribosomal protein L32, translating to MAHPKRRQSSTRRDKRRTHDKLTPKAVTICQNTGELHLRHKAYVVDGDLYLHGKVAIKDYAPVAAAAPASDEE from the coding sequence ATGGCACATCCTAAGCGCCGTCAATCCTCGACCCGCCGCGACAAGCGTCGCACCCACGACAAGCTGACCCCCAAAGCAGTAACTATCTGCCAGAACACAGGTGAGTTGCACCTGCGCCACAAGGCTTACGTGGTAGACGGCGACCTGTACCTGCACGGTAAAGTAGCCATCAAAGACTACGCTCCCGTAGCTGCCGCGGCTCCTGCTTCCGACGAAGAATAA
- a CDS encoding YceD family protein, with translation MKKDSQYDLNIAKLASKTHHFAFELDRAFFEQFEQNLIQDGQLHADVDLTKTDLLITLDFHIVGTVRLVCDRSLEDFDQPLDVRHSLRVRFGDQNLELDDDVLQITPETQTLPIAQHLFDYIGLAIPMKKLHPRFQNEPDENPEAETKLIFSTRQPGDIEDDDEGTDPRWDALRNLN, from the coding sequence GTGAAAAAGGACTCGCAATACGATTTGAACATCGCCAAGCTGGCCAGCAAAACGCACCATTTCGCGTTTGAGTTGGACCGCGCTTTCTTTGAGCAGTTCGAGCAGAACCTGATCCAGGATGGCCAGCTCCACGCCGACGTGGACCTGACCAAAACGGATCTGCTCATCACCCTGGACTTCCACATTGTGGGCACCGTGCGCCTTGTCTGCGACCGGAGCCTGGAAGATTTCGACCAGCCCCTCGACGTGCGCCACTCCCTGCGCGTGCGCTTTGGCGACCAAAATCTGGAGCTCGACGACGACGTGCTGCAAATCACGCCCGAGACCCAGACGCTCCCCATTGCCCAGCACTTATTTGACTATATCGGTCTGGCCATTCCGATGAAGAAGCTGCACCCGCGCTTCCAGAATGAGCCCGATGAGAACCCCGAGGCCGAAACCAAGCTCATCTTTAGCACCCGCCAGCCCGGTGACATTGAGGATGACGACGAAGGAACCGACCCGCGGTGGGATGCCCTGCGCAACCTCAACTAA
- a CDS encoding helix-turn-helix domain-containing protein has product MILHTPADYRTALRRLDALAAAGVEGNPALEAEFRELIVALDAYEGQLGLLPIPTLPTSLAEMIELKRQQMRLKQKELAELLEVPAGRLSQILSGKRRVTLDLAKRLYERLNIPSDFILKNA; this is encoded by the coding sequence ATGATTCTGCACACTCCCGCTGACTACCGCACGGCCCTGCGCCGACTCGATGCGCTGGCAGCGGCTGGAGTGGAAGGCAACCCGGCCCTGGAAGCCGAGTTCCGGGAGCTGATTGTGGCTCTGGATGCATATGAGGGCCAACTAGGTCTGCTGCCCATCCCGACCCTGCCAACGTCCCTGGCGGAGATGATTGAGCTGAAGCGGCAGCAGATGCGCCTCAAGCAAAAGGAGCTGGCCGAGCTCTTGGAAGTGCCGGCCGGCCGTCTTTCCCAGATTCTAAGCGGTAAGCGTCGTGTGACCCTGGATTTGGCCAAGCGCCTGTATGAGCGGTTGAATATTCCTTCCGACTTCATTCTCAAAAACGCCTGA
- the pdxA gene encoding 4-hydroxythreonine-4-phosphate dehydrogenase PdxA: MSTLPRLGISVGDLAGIGPEIIYKTLLDSRLLKYCTPVVYGTATVLFDDFPADQQATPLTFRQVRSAADIDPGKPNAVTCWDEDYTLTPGQPTAASGRAARESLLAAARDLKAGLLDGLVTAPISKENTQSDEFRYPGHTEFLTSFFDAPESLMLLASEDLRVATATGHIALKDVPARLTKELLTTKLRILLKSLKNDFGIDKPRVAVLGLNPHAGENGLLGSEEAEVVTPVIEQLLSEGHLVFGPFPADGYFGTGQFRSFDATLALYHDQGLIPFKTIAFERGVNFTAGLSVIRTSPDHGTAYGLAGQFKADETSFREAVYMACDLIRQRQKYAGLKPLVPGPAPEAAARSKVFRFGIDSFQK, encoded by the coding sequence ATGAGTACTCTTCCCCGCCTCGGTATTTCAGTTGGCGACCTAGCCGGTATCGGGCCGGAAATCATTTATAAAACCCTGCTCGACAGCCGCCTGCTCAAGTACTGCACGCCGGTGGTGTATGGCACGGCCACCGTGCTGTTCGACGATTTTCCCGCCGACCAACAAGCCACTCCCCTCACCTTCCGCCAGGTTCGCTCGGCGGCTGATATTGACCCTGGCAAGCCCAACGCGGTAACTTGCTGGGACGAGGACTACACCCTCACGCCTGGGCAGCCGACTGCCGCCTCCGGCCGGGCTGCCCGGGAGTCGCTGCTGGCTGCTGCCCGCGACCTGAAGGCTGGCCTGCTCGACGGCCTCGTTACGGCGCCCATCAGCAAGGAAAACACCCAGTCCGACGAGTTCCGCTACCCCGGCCACACCGAGTTCCTGACCAGCTTCTTCGACGCCCCGGAAAGCCTGATGCTGCTGGCCAGCGAGGATCTGCGGGTGGCCACGGCTACGGGCCACATAGCCCTCAAGGACGTGCCTGCCCGGCTCACCAAAGAGCTGCTCACCACCAAGCTGCGGATTCTGCTCAAGTCGCTCAAGAATGACTTTGGCATCGACAAGCCCCGGGTAGCCGTGCTCGGCCTCAATCCTCACGCGGGGGAAAACGGCCTGTTGGGCTCAGAGGAAGCCGAGGTGGTAACGCCCGTAATTGAGCAGTTGCTCAGCGAAGGACACCTAGTGTTTGGCCCTTTCCCGGCCGACGGCTACTTCGGGACCGGCCAGTTCCGCTCCTTCGACGCTACCCTGGCGCTCTACCACGACCAGGGCCTGATTCCGTTCAAAACCATTGCTTTCGAGCGGGGCGTCAACTTCACGGCGGGCCTGTCGGTCATTCGCACCTCCCCCGACCATGGCACGGCCTACGGGCTGGCCGGCCAATTTAAAGCCGATGAGACGTCTTTCCGCGAAGCCGTATATATGGCCTGTGACCTGATCCGGCAGCGCCAGAAGTACGCTGGGCTCAAACCGTTAGTGCCCGGGCCAGCCCCCGAGGCGGCCGCACGGAGTAAAGTATTTCGCTTTGGAATAGATTCTTTCCAAAAGTGA
- a CDS encoding leucyl aminopeptidase family protein — protein MSIQLATAAELPQHATAVFLLPAGTKELPQHLQDLHEAARQYVANQLATDSKLITVNHFSHQHFFVVAAEKATTHLVAEAMRKSGHQLHAQLKAAKVAELYVQDLSGHADATLALALVEGLALTAYQFEGYKTDEKSKEAAKLTHIHVVGGASEKELQELDGVLQGVFLARDLINMPLNKLNAEQFAERMAAAGEEAGFHTEILDLVRIEALRMGGLLAVNQGSPEPPTFTIMEYKPEGATNAKPYVLVGKGVVFDTGGLSLKPTPASMDMMKCDMSGGAAVTGVLYALAKNQVPLHVIGLVPATDNRPGGLAFAPGDVLTMYSGLTVEVLNTDAEGRLILADALAFARKYEPEFVVDIATLTGSAARAIGKEGIVAMGTASEDQMAELKKSGNRVHERVVEFPMWEEYADHIKSDIADINNLGKAEAGAISAGKFLERFAVGYPWVHLDIAGPAYLMAPDSYRGKGGTGTTVRLLYDFLKNRA, from the coding sequence ATGTCGATTCAACTAGCCACCGCCGCCGAGCTGCCCCAGCACGCCACCGCCGTCTTCCTGCTGCCCGCCGGCACCAAGGAGCTTCCCCAGCACCTGCAGGACCTGCACGAGGCTGCCCGCCAGTACGTTGCCAACCAGCTCGCCACCGACAGCAAGCTCATCACGGTCAACCACTTTTCGCACCAGCACTTCTTTGTGGTGGCCGCCGAAAAAGCCACGACTCACCTCGTAGCAGAAGCCATGCGCAAAAGCGGCCACCAGCTACACGCCCAACTCAAGGCCGCCAAGGTAGCCGAGCTCTACGTGCAGGACTTGTCGGGCCACGCTGATGCCACGCTGGCCCTGGCGTTGGTAGAGGGCCTGGCGCTGACGGCCTACCAGTTTGAGGGCTACAAGACCGACGAGAAATCCAAGGAAGCCGCCAAGCTCACGCACATTCACGTGGTCGGTGGTGCTTCCGAAAAGGAGCTACAGGAGCTGGACGGGGTGCTGCAGGGCGTGTTTCTGGCCCGGGACCTGATCAACATGCCCTTGAACAAGCTCAACGCCGAGCAGTTTGCCGAGCGCATGGCCGCCGCGGGCGAAGAAGCCGGTTTCCACACCGAAATCCTGGACTTGGTCCGCATTGAGGCCCTGCGCATGGGCGGCTTGCTGGCCGTCAACCAGGGCAGCCCCGAGCCGCCCACCTTTACCATTATGGAGTACAAGCCGGAAGGCGCCACCAATGCCAAGCCCTACGTACTGGTGGGCAAGGGTGTCGTATTCGACACGGGCGGCCTGAGTTTGAAGCCCACCCCGGCCTCGATGGACATGATGAAGTGCGACATGTCGGGCGGCGCGGCCGTAACCGGCGTGCTCTATGCCCTGGCTAAAAACCAGGTTCCGCTCCACGTCATTGGCCTGGTGCCCGCCACCGACAACCGCCCCGGCGGCCTGGCCTTTGCCCCCGGCGACGTGCTGACCATGTACAGCGGCCTGACCGTGGAAGTGCTGAACACCGACGCCGAAGGCCGCCTGATTCTGGCCGACGCCCTGGCTTTTGCCCGCAAATACGAGCCCGAATTTGTGGTCGACATTGCGACTCTTACCGGCTCAGCGGCCCGCGCCATCGGCAAGGAAGGCATTGTGGCCATGGGCACAGCCTCGGAAGACCAGATGGCCGAGCTCAAAAAGTCCGGCAACCGGGTGCACGAGCGGGTGGTAGAATTCCCGATGTGGGAAGAATACGCCGACCACATCAAGTCCGACATTGCCGACATCAACAACCTGGGCAAGGCCGAGGCCGGCGCCATTTCGGCCGGCAAGTTCCTGGAGCGTTTCGCCGTGGGTTACCCCTGGGTTCACCTCGACATTGCCGGCCCGGCTTACCTGATGGCCCCCGATTCTTACCGCGGCAAGGGCGGCACCGGCACCACCGTGCGCCTGCTCTACGACTTCCTCAAAAACCGCGCGTAA
- a CDS encoding NAD(P)-dependent oxidoreductase, translating to MHPSLPELLEPLGITLHYRPDLKAAEIPAALAAAPYDGLIVRSKVRITAELLAHGSNLRYVARAGAGVDNIDEEALAAAGVTLVNAPEGNRDAVGEYTLGLLLALFRNIVRADREVRQGLWQREANRGEEIAGKVVGILGYGHMGAAFAKRLSNFGCTVLAHDRNPDLPGDHNAILVSLLELQERADVLSIHIPYEARNRHFVNDELLTGFRNPIWLLNTARGEVLDHTALVRGLQSGQVRGAALDVLENEKLATLTETQQATLDYLKASPSVIFSPHIGGWSFQSYQRINEVLARKIGEFLRGVRAAH from the coding sequence ATGCACCCGTCGCTGCCCGAGTTGCTCGAGCCGCTGGGCATTACCTTGCACTACCGGCCCGATCTGAAAGCCGCCGAAATACCGGCGGCCCTGGCCGCTGCGCCCTACGACGGCCTGATTGTGCGCAGCAAAGTGCGCATCACGGCCGAGCTGCTCGCGCACGGCTCGAACCTCCGCTACGTGGCCCGGGCCGGAGCCGGCGTCGATAATATCGACGAGGAGGCTTTAGCCGCAGCCGGCGTGACGTTGGTGAATGCGCCCGAGGGCAACCGGGACGCAGTAGGCGAGTACACCCTGGGCCTGCTGCTGGCCTTGTTTCGCAACATCGTGCGGGCCGACCGGGAAGTGCGCCAGGGCCTGTGGCAGCGCGAGGCCAACCGGGGCGAGGAAATTGCGGGCAAGGTCGTGGGCATCCTGGGCTACGGCCACATGGGTGCGGCCTTTGCTAAGCGCCTGAGCAACTTCGGCTGCACGGTGCTGGCCCACGACCGGAACCCCGACCTCCCCGGCGACCATAACGCTATTCTGGTAAGTTTGCTGGAGCTGCAGGAGCGGGCCGATGTGCTCAGCATCCACATTCCCTACGAGGCCCGCAACCGCCACTTCGTGAATGACGAGCTGCTCACTGGATTTCGCAACCCGATCTGGCTGCTGAACACGGCCCGGGGCGAGGTTCTCGACCACACCGCCCTGGTGCGGGGCCTGCAAAGCGGGCAGGTGCGGGGCGCCGCCCTCGACGTGCTCGAAAACGAGAAGCTCGCCACCCTGACCGAAACCCAGCAAGCCACCCTGGATTATCTGAAAGCCTCGCCCAGCGTTATTTTTTCGCCCCACATCGGGGGGTGGAGCTTTCAGTCGTACCAGCGTATAAATGAGGTGCTGGCCCGCAAAATCGGAGAATTTCTGCGGGGCGTCCGGGCGGCGCACTAG